DNA from Microcoleus sp. bin38.metabat.b11b12b14.051:
ACTTCGATTCTTTGACTAGCTGTTGAATCATACTAATGGCGCTTCGGTAATCGAGAGTATGTTCAATATCATCACTTTTTCCTGCTTTTGACAAATCTAGCCAGAGAGTGACATCCACTTCAAACCACTGGCCCAATACTTGCTCTTCGGGTAGATAGCCAGTGTAGCCGTAGCAGCGAATTCCTGTAAGTTGAATACAATCCATTGTGAAATAAACTAAAAGTGCAGTAATTATACTAATTTACATTGAACTATAAAAGTTTATCTATCTTTCGTTGCTCTTGATGATGGGTTATTGGCGCGTTGTGCGGTTCAATCAATCTGATTATCATCTTAAATATCAAAACTTCTGTCCTTTTTCTAATTTGTCCAGAAAATCTTCAGCAACTTGACACCATTTTTGTCTAATGCCTGCATCTTCTGGCCGATCTGTCAAGCTGCGACCTTGTAAATCTGGATATTTATTGTAAAATAATTCATCCACTTTTTGATAAAATATTTCCTTATCAATATTAAGATTTTTGCGCCGCTTGCCAATCTTTTCCTGCCTAGCTACTTCTGCATCTAAAGACTTATCGGGAAAATGCGGAAGTTCGGGAATTTTAGGTAGAGCGGGTAGTTTGGGTAGGGTAAAACCAGATTTGACGGCGCTGAAAGCTAGCATTCCCGGCAATAAAACTACGCTTAAACTCATTAGAGTTTTCCAAGGAATTAACTTGAATTTGCTGGTGTTGCTGTTGACAACTTGATTGTTTTGCACAACAGGAGGATTGTTATTGGTAGCAGTTTGAGTGCTTTGGTTAAAGGGGCGCCCGACAAAGTTCATTGTCACCATTTGGGAGATGATGCTGCCAATTTGGGATAATTTTGGATCTTTGAGGGCTTCGCGGACTTGTTTTGCTGATTGGTAGCGATCGCCCGGTGTGTCTGCTAGCATCTTATCTAACACGGTTCCCAGGTTTGGACTGACGCTGACGTGCGTTAGCGAAGCCCTCGAAGAGGATCGCCAATTCCAAGTTTTCTGACTCACATCGTACAGTTTTTGGGGCTTTTTGCCGGTTAGCAGCACTAACGCGGTGACGGCTAAAGCGTACAAATCGCTAGCCGCTGAAACTTTCCCGTGTCGCATTTGTTCGGCGGGCGAATAGCCTTGTTTGCCGATCGCGGTTGCAGCTTGTCCGCTAAACTGAAATACGGCCGTTGCTGCGATTTGCTTGACGGAACCGAAGTCAATTAAAAAGGGCAGTTTGTCAACACTGTGCTGAATGATATTGTCGGGCGAAACATCGCGGTGAATTAAATTGCGGGAATGGATGTATTCTAAAACTGGTAAAAGCTGAAATAGCAGTTGAGTAACTTCGGCTTCGGTAAAATTTTTACCTTGTTGCTGGCGGGATATCAGTATTTCTTCGTAGGTTTGACCTGGGACGTAATCTTGAACTAAAAATAAAGATGGATTCCCGCCCAAATCGGTGCGTAGCAGTTCTCGAAAGCGGGGGATTTGCGGGTGTTGGAGGGTGTAAAGCATACTCGCTTCGCGATCGAACAATTCGGCGGCTTTGGGGCTTTGAACCACCGGAGAGAACTCTTTGAGCACGCATTGTTCGCCGTAGCGGTTGGTATCTTCAGCCAGGTAAGTCCGCCCGAAGCCGCCGCGGCCCAATTCGCGGATAATCCGGTAGCGTTTTTCGAGGGTGGAACCTGGGGCGAGGGGGGAAGGGTTAGACATAAACCACGGCGGATTGTTCGAGTTGGGGAGTCGCGGGCGCGCTATAGCTTATTGTAGCTAAGTTTGGTTGGCTGCGAGGGCGATCGTACATTTTGGGGATGGATGAAGGAGAAGAGACACTTTGCTTAAGATTCAGTATCTTGTTTTAAATTATTTAATACTGACATAATATTTTGAGCTAATTTTAAAGCATATTTGACATCTTTTTGTAAATTAAATATAGTATCTGCATAATCAGCTTTATTTCTCAGCTCTCTTAATCTACTTAAATTTTCACCTATTTTTATCATTTCTTTGTTTTTAGATTTGTGAAAAATGAATTCCTCAGCTACATATTGATGCTCATTGATGTCAGAACTGCTTTTGCGAGAGAGTCTGGGATCTTTTTCAATATCGCGCAAGTAGTTTCGCGACAAACAGAAAACTGCATAGTAAGCTCTACTGACAGCAGAGCGTAATTTGGCTTCAGCATCGTCTGAATCGCTTGACAAAGCAGCTAACTCGGTTGCTAAATTCAAATACTCAGACCAATCAAATTTCATTTGATTCCCATTCGAGATTAATATGCAGCTTATTCTTAGTAACAGAAGTTACAGCTTCTACCCACCAAGTATCATCCAGAATCATTAATTTGTCAAAGGCTTCATCGACTTCGATTTTAGTATAGATATTAATCCAGAGAGTTCGACTTCCAGGTATTTCTGGGTCTGTTTTGATTTCTAATCCTAATTTTTCCTCTGGAAATAGGGCAGTGATTTTATCGTGAGCTTCAATAATTAAGGAGGTAATTATTTGTTGTTCGATGATAAATTTAAAAGTTTCGCGTGAATCTGCGATGGTGTAGAGGGTTCGGATTTCATTAAATGAATTAATTAAATCATCAAAGGCTTTGCTCTTGACACCTGCATCTTGAGTGATGGTCATAAAACTAGATGGGGAGAGAAGTTTGACTGTTTAAATTATAGCTGATATTGACTTTATGGGTTAAAACAGCACTTCGGACAGTTTCAGAGTTTCCACATGGGGCTAGAAACCCGGTTTCTACGAGTTTTGCGTTTAGTAACGAGAAATATACGAAGAAACCGGGTTTCTGAGGTCGCGAGTGCGATCAATATTTTGTGAATGGCTCATTACAAGCGGGAATCTCCCACTGTTCTATTCTACAACTCGCGATGCGTAAATTCCCGAGCATCTTTCCCCACATAACTCGCGGCAATATGGCCATCTCCAACAACTCGATACTTATAGGTAATCAAACCCTCTAAACCAACCGGGCCGCGAGGTGGCATTTGCTGCGTACTAATCCCCACTTCTGCGCCGAAACCGTAGCGGAAACCGTCAGCAAATCTCGTCGAACAATTGTGATAAACTCCGGCTGCATCGACTTGATTTAAAAATGTTTCGGCGGCTTCGCTGTCTTCGGTAACAATGACATCTGTATGTCTGGAACCGTAGGTATTGATGTGGTTAATTGCTTCTTCCACAGAGTCTACTATTTTGATTGACAAAATCAAATCGCTGTATTCTGTAGACCAATCCGCTTCATTTGCTTCGGCAATATCTAAGATGGCGCGAGTTGCTTCGTCTCCCCGTAATTCGACTTTTTTATCCTGCAAAGCTTGGGCGACGGCGGGCAGGAAATCCTGGGCTATATCACTGTGAACTAACAAAGTTTCAATGGCATTACAGGCGGCGGGATATTGAGTTTTGGCATCGACGGAAATCTCTACGGCTTTCTGAATGTCCGCTGCTTTGTCTGCGTATAAATGACAAATGCCGTCGGCGTGTCCTAATACAGGAATCCGGGTATTTTCCTGTACGAACCGCACGAAGGAATTAGAACCTCTGGGAATAATTAAATCTACGTATTCATCCATTTTCAGCAGTTCGATTGTTTCTTCCCGCGTGGTGAGCAACTGCACTGCTGCGGGATTTACCGCTGTTTCTGCTAATGCTTGATGGATGACTTTTGTCAAGATTTCGCAGGAACGGACTGCTTCTTTTCCGCCTTTGAGAATTACGCCGTTTCCCGATTTGATTGCTAAGGATACTATCTGAATTAAGGCTTCTGGGCGCGCTTCAAAAATAATCCCTAAAACGCCTAAAGGACAGGTAACGCGCTTCAGAGTTAATCCTGTGTCTAATTCGCGGTGGATTTGCACGGCACCGATCGGGTCTGGGAGTTTGGCGACATCTCGCACGCCGGCGATCGCACTTTGCAACTTACTCTCGTCTAACTTTAGGCGATCGTACAACGGTTTCGCAATCCCATCCGCCTCCGCCGCCTTACAATCAGCAGCATTCGCTGCCAAAATCTCCGGCGCAGCAGCTTTTAAAGCTTTAGCAATCGCTTCAATGGCTTGATTTTTGGCATCGGCGGACAAAACTGCCAATTTCCTAGCAGAGGCGCGCGTTTTTTGGGCAATTTCAATAATCGACATGGCTTTTATTCAGTTGAAAGTTGACAGTTGACAGTTGACAGTTGGTAGGGGCGGTGCCCCCGTGCCCGCCCTCATTGACAGTTGACAGATTTTCAGTTGATAGTTGACAGATGACAGTTGATAGTTGACAGTTGCCTCTATCTGGAAGGAAGAGGATTAAAGTGACCAACAGTCTGATTTTAATTTCTCCTTACAAGCGGGAGGCTTGAACCCTATTCTTTATGGTAACTGTTAAATAGTTTTGATTTGTTTAGTTTTGAGGTGGGAATAGAATTATCGCAAATAAATAAGTTGGGCGGGCGGTTTTCAATCTTAACAATTTAACGGAAATTATATATTTTTGTTGAGACCACTTACCGCGCTCCGAAATGACAGATTAAAACAGTGAAGTATAGATAAATTCCCACGGTAATTACCTTTTGTCAATAACCTTAGGAGAATATTATGTCATCTCAAGCGCCTTTACGCAAGGCAGGGCGATCGCCCAAAGCCGGCATTAAACTCATACAGAAGACTGGCGGAAATCTCGTTTTAGCTTCCGGTGTTACTATCATCATGCTATGTGGTATGGTGTTAGCGCTATCCTTAGCATCAATTTTGATTCTCAGCGGCCCCGATCCAGTGACCGGATTGGCGATCGCACTTCCGATCACTCTGATTTTTAACATTGCCGCTTTTTTCCTATCGCCTTACTTGATGGACTTAACCCAAAATTGGCTCTACAATACTCGCTGGGTTTCCCTAGCAGAAATTGACAGTCTGAGTCCAGAAACGGCGAAGGTTATTCAGAAGGTTTGCAAACAGAAAAACCTCAAACAGCCGCGGTTAGGAATTATCGACGATCAAAACCCCACTGCTTTTACCTACGGTTCCTTTCCTAACAGCGCTCGCTTAGTCGTCAGTCAAGGTATTTTCACCTATTTAGACGATGATGAAATTGCCACTGTTTACGCCCACGAACTCGGTCACATCGTCCACTGGGACTTTGCCGTAATGACTTTAGCTTCTACTTTGGTACAAATTACTTATCTAATTTATACCTTTGCTAGGCGCATGGGTCGCAGCGGAGGCGAAAAAGCTAAAGATGCTGCCGGTACTGTAGCTGCTGTTGCTTATGTATTTTACATCGCTGGTACTTATTTGTTGCTATATCTGTCACGGACGCGAGAATATTTTGCTGACCATTTTGCCGCTGAAACTACCGGGAACCCCAACGCTTTATCCCGTGCTTTGGTAAAGATTGCTTACGGTATTTTGGAAGAAGGACAAAGAGCAACGGAACCCAGCCACTTGTTAGAAGGAACTCGCGCTTTAGGCATTTATGATGCGAAAGCTGCGGCATCTAGCGGTACTGCTTACCGGATTTCGTCGGAACCGGAAAAAATTGGGCGAGTGTTTCTGTGGGATATCTTTAATCCTTGGGGTTGGTGGATGGAGTTGAATTCGACTCACCCGCTGACTGGTAAGCGAGTTCGCGCTTTGAGCACCTACGCCGAACAATTAGGCTTGGATATTGAGTTTGACATGGGGCGGATTGTCGGCGAAGGTCACAATTTGAGCAAGCGCAAATTGTACGGAAATTTCTTTGTCGATTTGCTGCTTTACAGTGCGGAAACTTTGGGCTTAGCTGTCGGTTTTGCGATCGGCATTTCGCTGTATGTTGCAAATCCGATGATGATGCTGGCTTGTCCTTTAATCGGTTTGGGCGTGGGAATTTTGCTCAAAGCTTTGGTGATGTTCCCGAATTACGCACAAGCAGAAGAGTTGGATGTTTTAACCTTAATGTCTGACCCCTATGCTAGTCCTTTGCGCGGTCAACCGGCGAAACTCCAAGGCGAATTAATTGGTCGCGGTGATGCGGGTTATGCGTTTGGTTCCGATTTGAAATTGCAAGATCGATCGGGAATGATTTATCTGCGCTATGCTTCTCGTTTTGGGCCGATTGGTAATTTCTTGTTTGGGATGAAACGGGTTAAAAGTTTGATTGGTATGGATGTTAGCGCTTTGGGTTGGTTCCGCCGAGGTGTTGCACCTTGGATGGATTTGATTAAGCTTGAAAGCGATAGCGGTACGACTGTTAGCAGCTATCACCGCTTTTGGTCTTTTGTGATGGGACTCGGCGCGATCGCGATCGGTATTGCATCTCTATTCGTGTCATTTCCAGCTTAAGATTTGAAAGGACTGAAGTCCGAACGATCAAACCAGGTTCGATCGTTCGGACTTCAGTCATCTTAAGTCAGGGTTAAGGACTACAGCATTAGTGTCAACTTAAGCAATATATGTAAGAAAGGGCGAGATCCCTTTCTTTCGCTGGGGCGATTCATGAAGAGGGATAGCTAAGCTTCACGCCCCTGTGTGCAATCATCGCCTTTTGAAATGGTGGAAATGGATAAAATTGTAAGTGGGAAAAGAGGTTGGGGTGACACGAGTGTTAACTGAATATGTAGGAAAGGGCGATCGCGCTTTCTGTTGGTGGGGCGATCGCATTGAAAAGACTGTGCAGTCTCTCTTCATTTCTGTATTGGGTAAACCTCAAAAGCTAACTCATGACGAAAAAAACAGACATTAAACTCCGCAAAAAAGTTGAGGTGTCCGAGGATTACAGGCGCGTCTGTCGATAGACTCCAAGCAAATGCAAGTAAAATCGGCGAAAATTGAGCAACTGTACCCGAAATCACCAATCCTCGTGCCTCGCTGCTAGCCAAATTCCCGCTCAACTGAATAGGAACTGTTTGTTCTTCCCATATTGCCCCTAGTTGTATACCAATCTCATAGGGTAGGACATTGACACTCGCGCCTGTATCCAACAATGCCATTACTTCTACAGAGTTGCTGCCGTTAGAGAGTGTGATGGGCAAATATGGGAGAATGCTCGATCGACCGAGGGTATCAATTCGTTCTGTAAATGCAAATCTTTGACCATTAAGCATTGGCTGATTCCTGGGCGGCAACTAGAAGTCCTGATAATGCTTTCAGTCCTTCACTATCCGCCTGTGGAGACCAGATAGTGGCAGGGGTTGATGCTAGTTGATTCAGGAGTAAATTTTTTGAATCACTATCTTCAGCAGACTCTAGGCTACACCCTTCTTCCTTGGCAACTGCAAGTAGAAGAAAGTGAATGAGTCGCAGTTTATCAAGATGAGAGAGTTGGCTAACTGTGGGTAAAAGTTCGCTGAGAGGCATATCGTTTGTTTAAGATGATACGTCTAGTTTAGTCTCCTTTCCTTACGTTCTAAGGATAATCGCCCTTTTGTCTGCTAGGGCGATCGCCCTACGGGATAGCTACGCTTCACGCCCTCCGCGCAATCATGGCACTTTGAAATGGTGGAAATGGATAAAATTGTAAGTGGGAAAAGAGGTTGGGGTGACACGAGTGTTAACTGAATATGTAGGAAAGGGCGATCGCGCAACTCTTCCATTGCATTGAGACGAGTCTGCTGTGAGGATACTTGTGAGCGATCGAGATAAATATGATAATATTAAGAAACGAACAATAAATTTGTGACAAGAGTGTGAAAGAGTGATTCCAGAATTCGATGAAAACGGCAATCTACCACCAGGAGTTCATGTTTGTGAATGGGAGGAGTTTAATGAAAAATTTGGTACAAATTATAAAAGAGAACGGATGATAGAAGGATTGCTACTGGCAATGACTCAATTAAAAGAATCAGGCTGTAGGACTATTTATATTAATGGTAGTTTTGTGACCAGCGAACCAGAACCTAACGATTTTGATGCTTGTTACGATCGCGAAACTGTAGACATGAATCATCTGAGAGTTAATGCTCCTAGATTGTTCAATTATGCCGATCGGAATGCCCAAAAAGCCAAGTATAGAGGGGAGATTTTTCCCTCCGACCAACCTGTAGGTAATTACGGCGATAATTCTTTTGAGTTTTTTCAAAAGGATAGAAATAAAAACAAGAAAGGAATCATAGCTATAGATATAATGAGGTGGGAACCATGATTAAAGATGAATTTCAGTATGAAGTCAGTAAGGAATGGGTAGCAAAGTTCACAAAAACTCTAGCAGCGATGGAGCGGGATGAAGAAGCAAAAAGAAAAGATTTTCTGAAATGGGATGCAGGGCGAGGTGCTGTGCAGTGTCACGTAGATAAGTTAGAAGCAGAAATAGCGGAATATGAAAGATTGATGAATTGTGACAAAAGTCAGTCAATTAAAATTACCGTTGAAAATTTAACAGAGTTGCCATTTGCTTTGATAAAAGCTCGGATGGCAGCCAAAATCACGCAGCAAGAACTAGCCGAAATTATAGGAATTGACCAGGAGCGAATTACGCAGTGTGAGGATAAGAATTATCAATGTGCTAGTTTTGTGGAAATTCTTGAAGTTAGCGCGGCTTTGGGTGTGGAGTTTAAAACTGCTGTGATGGAGGTGGATTTTGGGGAAATAGAAATTGGCAAAAAAATTGCGGAAAAACGACTCAAAAAAAGAATGAAGATGGCAAGTAAAGTATCTTAAACAAACGCTCTTGATTGTGGAGGGCGATCGCTGTTGTTTGAAAAGAAGAAGAGGGGCGATCGCCCTTTTTTTGCTGGGGCGATCGCTCATGAGAACAAACAAAGGGCGATCGCCCTACGGAATGGCTACGCTTCACGCCCTCTGTGCGATCATCACCCTTTGAAATGGTGGAAATGGCTCGGATTGTCAGTGGAAAGAGAGGTTGGGCGACATGAGGGTTAATGGAATATGTAGGAAAGGGCGATGCCTTCGGCCTGCTTCGCTTGTGCCCGTCAGAGTGAACTATGGGATAAAGTATTGAAAAACTAGCTAACCTATATAATTCGGATTCCTATTTAAAAAATGTCCGAAGTATTGCCCTTAAAACTTTAGTAATAATCTAACAGACATCAAGAAGCAAACAGTAACTACAACTGGTCGAATCAAAGCAACTCCTTTCTCCGTGACCATTTTTGCACCTATGTATGATCCGATGATTTGACCAACAATCATTACCATAGCAACCCCCCAATAAATCTTCCCAAATAGCACAAAATAAACTAACGCTGAAAAATTACTGGTAAAATTGTGTATTTTAGCATTGGCTGTTGCTTTAGATAAACTATAACCACATAAAACAACAAATGCTAGAGCCATAAATGTTCCAGTTCCGGGACCGAAAAAACCGTCATAGAATCCTAAAACAGGGGCGATAAAAGCAGAAAATATTATATATGAAATTCGTGGCTCTCGATCGACATTCTCAACCGTGGGAGACAAAAGAAAGTATAAACCCATTAGGATCAACAAAATTGGTAGAATTGTTTTTAAAACCTCAGAATTAATCTGTAATACCAGCCATCCACCAACAGCCGATCCAATGAATGTCATAAAAATTGATAATTTAATTTTATTCAAATCAAATGATCCTTTCCTTAGAAAATATATGGATGCAACTAAAGTTCCGCTGCTTCCTTGAACTTTGTTGGTTGCTAACGTTACTGCTGGCGGTATACCAACTGTTAACATTGCAGGTATGGTTATTAGTCCGCCACCACCGGCGATCGTATCTACCCAACCAGCAATTATTGCCGCTACAAATAATTTCAATGCAATTTCAATACTAAGTTCCATTTAGATAACTCTCCAAGAAGTTTTTTTTACTATCTCTATATCTGCTTACAACATATTGTCTACAAAGCATTCTTCTAGTATGAGAATAATTACCAATTTGTATATGATATTCAGATTCATCTAGCTCCCCTCTTCCATGTGTAACATTCGTTTGCTGTGAATAGCAAGAATTGGGGATAAATAACACTTTTGAGGAAGTCAGAAGAACTTCATGTACAGGCATTGATTTAACAGCCAATAAAAAATTATTGAATAGATTTTCCTCTTTATTATTGTGTCCTACATAAATCATCCTACCTTCCGCAGCATTAATACAAGTTCCCAAAATATTTCCAGATGAATCCATATTTATGGGGTTTGTTATGTTGCCCACATAACCAGAAATTTCACCGTCAGCCGGCCCTGCTATATGTGCAATAGGCATTTTAGATAAGCATAGTAATTGCTCTTTTGTAAAACCTATATTTTGCATATGCTCTTGTAACTGGCTAGGCATCCCGATATGTGTTTTAGTATTTAAATTTACAATTCCACTCAAAATAGTTGCATCTACTCGTAAATATTTTCTACAAAGTACCTCACTTACAATTGTATCTTCAGTTTTAAGCAATCTCCGTGCAACTGTTTGAATATTTGTATTAAACTTATCAAGTTTTTTTATTAAATCATTTCTTGTACAGAAATCATTGTAAACAGTCGCATCACTATGCTGAAAGAATTTGCCACCACCTGTACTAGCTCCTACTTTTCTCAAAAAATTATCATCCTTCGGAACAGGAGAGATTAGATGAAACCGATTTCCTCCTCCATGTTCTGAAGGGTGAATAGTGCTATCATGATTCATTAATATTATCATACACCAAGAAAACCATTCGGTAAAAAAATATTTTTTCATTCTATCCTTCTCGTCACTCCCATAATTAAAACCTCTCTTACTATTAGTGGAAAGTAATGAATTTGTCGGTTCTTCTGGAGTATTGTCAATTAAAAAAACAGGTATATTTTTCCCCATATTTGCAAGATTTATGAGATATAATAATTTGTATATTTCGACATCTTTATTTGCATAGTAGCTTTTAATTAATAATTCAAGAACTTTATATGCAAAGTCATAAGCAATATTTTCTCTGCAAAAATACGGGTTCTGGTTTGCTAGATTTAACGTTATATACTCAGTTATTCTAGCTTTGATTTCATTGGGAATTTTTATTTCAATAATTACTTTCTCTAGAGTTGGTAGCTCCATAGGTTGTAAGTCAAACATATTATCTATCCTTTCAGTAAGCTTTATAGGTTTAGCATATTTTGTATGTAATCGTTCAACCCCTTATTCAAAAAAATGTAAAGCTGGTTTGTAAGAGATAGAGGTATCCATATAAGGAATATATAAATGAAGAGAAACAGAGTAGTCAGAATTTACATTGAGAATTTCATGAATTCCTAATTTGTTGTTTATGTGTGATATGTCAAATTGTACTATTGTTTTAGAAGAGACTTTTACTAAATCATCTATATTTATTGCTTCAGTTTTTTGATTATTTGAAAATATGTAACGATTTTCGCTTAGCTTTCCATTTAAGCAAACCATTATACATTCTGAATCACCATGATCGTGAATTGCTGATTGTTGGCAATTCATCCAAGATATTAAAATTAGTTCAAATTCATCAGTCCTAATTATTGAGTTTCTCGTATATCCATTTTTTTGAAACTGTATATATGAACTAAAGTCAATATCAGAAAAGCTAGTGTTTTTCATCACATCAAGATAATCATTCAAAACCCAGCATTTTTTGAGTTGTATCAAAAATGAATTCAAGTCTGGATTGTGCATTAGTCAACTATATAAGGCACTACTGTTATCAAATCAATAGCTCCTACTTTACTTGTAAATTAAAGGTTTGTCTAGCCCAAAATGTTATATTTTGTTGGCAGTTTTGTCTGCTACTTCAACTCGCCTTATGTAAAAATGTTGGTAAATGCCAGAAAATGTTGGAAAAAGTTAGGTATAATACTAAAAATCACAATATCTATGATGTTGCATGAATCTTGAGGAAGTGTTAAAAATGGCTGACGATCTGATGTTTGCCAAAACTGGTAAGCACCTCGATGACTTACAAGAGGCGATTTTGCGGGGAAGCATACAAGGTGAGAAATACACCAAAATTGCGGAGGAGATTCACTGTAACGAGAGTTATGTCAGGGATATTGGCTCAAAATTATGGCAAATACTTTCAGAGGAATTAGGCGAAGAGGTCAGGAAGTCCAATTTACGGTCTACAATGGGAAGGTTTATATTTGAAAATGTGTCTAATTTTGAAAATGTAGCAATTAGTAGTTTCAACATTTGTGGAGAAGCTAGACACCCACCAAACATATCAAACTCACACCCACCAAATCAAGAAACATCCCATCAAGATTTAAGCGAGATGCCAGAATTAGGTGCTTTCTTCGATCGCACTCCCGAACTCAAAACCCTCACAACCTCGATTCTACAACAAAACAGCAGCCTCATAGCCCTCACCGGCGGACTCGGCATCGGCAAAAC
Protein-coding regions in this window:
- the folB gene encoding dihydroneopterin aldolase; protein product: MDCIQLTGIRCYGYTGYLPEEQVLGQWFEVDVTLWLDLSKAGKSDDIEHTLDYRSAISMIQQLVKESKFLLIERLADTVVQALLELPLVEKVKLQLSKPAAPIPDFGGRITLEITRSKDSN
- a CDS encoding serine/threonine-protein kinase — translated: MSNPSPLAPGSTLEKRYRIIRELGRGGFGRTYLAEDTNRYGEQCVLKEFSPVVQSPKAAELFDREASMLYTLQHPQIPRFRELLRTDLGGNPSLFLVQDYVPGQTYEEILISRQQQGKNFTEAEVTQLLFQLLPVLEYIHSRNLIHRDVSPDNIIQHSVDKLPFLIDFGSVKQIAATAVFQFSGQAATAIGKQGYSPAEQMRHGKVSAASDLYALAVTALVLLTGKKPQKLYDVSQKTWNWRSSSRASLTHVSVSPNLGTVLDKMLADTPGDRYQSAKQVREALKDPKLSQIGSIISQMVTMNFVGRPFNQSTQTATNNNPPVVQNNQVVNSNTSKFKLIPWKTLMSLSVVLLPGMLAFSAVKSGFTLPKLPALPKIPELPHFPDKSLDAEVARQEKIGKRRKNLNIDKEIFYQKVDELFYNKYPDLQGRSLTDRPEDAGIRQKWCQVAEDFLDKLEKGQKF
- a CDS encoding HEPN domain-containing protein, which codes for MKFDWSEYLNLATELAALSSDSDDAEAKLRSAVSRAYYAVFCLSRNYLRDIEKDPRLSRKSSSDINEHQYVAEEFIFHKSKNKEMIKIGENLSRLRELRNKADYADTIFNLQKDVKYALKLAQNIMSVLNNLKQDTES
- a CDS encoding peptidase — protein: MTITQDAGVKSKAFDDLINSFNEIRTLYTIADSRETFKFIIEQQIITSLIIEAHDKITALFPEEKLGLEIKTDPEIPGSRTLWINIYTKIEVDEAFDKLMILDDTWWVEAVTSVTKNKLHINLEWESNEI
- a CDS encoding glutamate-5-semialdehyde dehydrogenase: MSIIEIAQKTRASARKLAVLSADAKNQAIEAIAKALKAAAPEILAANAADCKAAEADGIAKPLYDRLKLDESKLQSAIAGVRDVAKLPDPIGAVQIHRELDTGLTLKRVTCPLGVLGIIFEARPEALIQIVSLAIKSGNGVILKGGKEAVRSCEILTKVIHQALAETAVNPAAVQLLTTREETIELLKMDEYVDLIIPRGSNSFVRFVQENTRIPVLGHADGICHLYADKAADIQKAVEISVDAKTQYPAACNAIETLLVHSDIAQDFLPAVAQALQDKKVELRGDEATRAILDIAEANEADWSTEYSDLILSIKIVDSVEEAINHINTYGSRHTDVIVTEDSEAAETFLNQVDAAGVYHNCSTRFADGFRYGFGAEVGISTQQMPPRGPVGLEGLITYKYRVVGDGHIAASYVGKDAREFTHREL
- a CDS encoding zinc metalloprotease HtpX, translated to MSSQAPLRKAGRSPKAGIKLIQKTGGNLVLASGVTIIMLCGMVLALSLASILILSGPDPVTGLAIALPITLIFNIAAFFLSPYLMDLTQNWLYNTRWVSLAEIDSLSPETAKVIQKVCKQKNLKQPRLGIIDDQNPTAFTYGSFPNSARLVVSQGIFTYLDDDEIATVYAHELGHIVHWDFAVMTLASTLVQITYLIYTFARRMGRSGGEKAKDAAGTVAAVAYVFYIAGTYLLLYLSRTREYFADHFAAETTGNPNALSRALVKIAYGILEEGQRATEPSHLLEGTRALGIYDAKAAASSGTAYRISSEPEKIGRVFLWDIFNPWGWWMELNSTHPLTGKRVRALSTYAEQLGLDIEFDMGRIVGEGHNLSKRKLYGNFFVDLLLYSAETLGLAVGFAIGISLYVANPMMMLACPLIGLGVGILLKALVMFPNYAQAEELDVLTLMSDPYASPLRGQPAKLQGELIGRGDAGYAFGSDLKLQDRSGMIYLRYASRFGPIGNFLFGMKRVKSLIGMDVSALGWFRRGVAPWMDLIKLESDSGTTVSSYHRFWSFVMGLGAIAIGIASLFVSFPA
- a CDS encoding helix-turn-helix transcriptional regulator, which gives rise to MIKDEFQYEVSKEWVAKFTKTLAAMERDEEAKRKDFLKWDAGRGAVQCHVDKLEAEIAEYERLMNCDKSQSIKITVENLTELPFALIKARMAAKITQQELAEIIGIDQERITQCEDKNYQCASFVEILEVSAALGVEFKTAVMEVDFGEIEIGKKIAEKRLKKRMKMASKVS
- a CDS encoding TSUP family transporter; its protein translation is MELSIEIALKLFVAAIIAGWVDTIAGGGGLITIPAMLTVGIPPAVTLATNKVQGSSGTLVASIYFLRKGSFDLNKIKLSIFMTFIGSAVGGWLVLQINSEVLKTILPILLILMGLYFLLSPTVENVDREPRISYIIFSAFIAPVLGFYDGFFGPGTGTFMALAFVVLCGYSLSKATANAKIHNFTSNFSALVYFVLFGKIYWGVAMVMIVGQIIGSYIGAKMVTEKGVALIRPVVVTVCFLMSVRLLLKF
- a CDS encoding cysteine dioxygenase family protein gives rise to the protein MNDYLDVMKNTSFSDIDFSSYIQFQKNGYTRNSIIRTDEFELILISWMNCQQSAIHDHGDSECIMVCLNGKLSENRYIFSNNQKTEAINIDDLVKVSSKTIVQFDISHINNKLGIHEILNVNSDYSVSLHLYIPYMDTSISYKPALHFFE